In Humulus lupulus chromosome 6, drHumLupu1.1, whole genome shotgun sequence, a single genomic region encodes these proteins:
- the LOC133782482 gene encoding early nodulin-like protein 9 has translation MAKYQSMAFQLLGLVCLSLIPKSFATDFTIGNSAGWSVSNAQSYNQWAEKNRFQIGDSIVFNYPSGQDSVLLVSQDDYNNCNTYHPIQKFDDGHTVFKFNQSGSHYFISGNKDNCLKNEKVVVIVLADRNNRSSNTNPSPPPSPAPEAQQSPSPPTPSEINPTPAPASDQTPPPPNAAASSFAHITFLGYLGAFAASSLALA, from the exons ATGGCTAAATACCAAAGCATGGCTTTTCAGCTTTTGGGtcttgtttgtttgtctttgatCCCCAAGAGTTTTGCCACCGATTTCACAATTGGAAACTCAGCAGGTTGGAGTGTTTCCAATGCACAAAGCTATAATCAATGGGCAGAAAAGAATAGATTTCAGATTGGAGACTCGATAG TCTTCAACTACCCTTCTGGCCAAGACTCAGTGCTTCTAGTGAGCCAGGACGACTACAACAACTGCAACACCTATCACCCTATTCAGAAATTCGACGACGGCCACACCGTCTTCAAGTTCAACCAATCCGGCTCCCACTACTTCATCAGTGGCAACAAAGATAACTGTCTCAAAAACGAGAAGGTGGTTGTCATTGTCTTGGCTGACAGAAACAACCGCTCCTCCAACACCAATCCATCTCCACCGCCTTCTCCCGCCCCAGAAGCCCAACAGTCACCCTCGCCACCAACTCCGTCTGAGATTAATCCGACTCCAGCCCCTGCCAGTGACCAGACTCCACCACCACCAAATGCTGCTGCTTCTTCTTTTGCCCACATCACCTTTCTTGGTTACCTTGGAGCATTTGCAGCTTCATCACTTGCTCTTGCCTAA